The Megalobrama amblycephala isolate DHTTF-2021 linkage group LG18, ASM1881202v1, whole genome shotgun sequence genome segment TTTTCACAGCTTAAAGATCACCTCAAGCAAGACCCAGGGGACAAGATTCTTGATCCACCAAAGCCTACAGAAGCTTTAAATAGATCACCCCTGCTAGCCTGTCAACCAGAGCACTTACAGCAGTCTTGGAGTGGCCATTCAGAAAATCAACGTAAGAGGTCTCATTCAGCTTACGGTGGACCTGTTTCTGAGCATCAGTGTTTCGTCAGCTCCTGCCATATGCCACAGAACATGATCAGTGGGAGTATTCAGCACAAAggacaattttattttgttactggtGTCTTCAAGTCCTCCGAGCCCAGTGTCACGCAAGGTGTTGATGACAGTGCATGCATGGAAACCTCTAGTGAGTGGTCATATAAAGCTCAACGTAGAAGGCAGAGCTGTCCTGATGGTCCGAGTGGTAAGCTGTTTTTTCAAGAGGAACACAAATTCAGCATTCAGAATGAAGTTGTGGAGCATCCCAATAACAAGGCAATAAAGTCCGAGCAGACTTCTGAAGGTGTAGAGGACCAGAGGGTCATGAGTAGAGAAACTGGAAGGCATCACTCCAGCAGCCACCCTATCTTCTACTGTGGTCCTGAGGACAATTCAGTTGGTACAATAATGACCCCTGCTCTAATTAAGGAAGACCATTCCAGTCATCCCAAGAAAGAAGAAGAGATGACTAGAGTTTCAAAATGGCCCCAACTGAATATTCCAAATGACAAGATCAGCAAGGAGACTACCCCACTTTTGTATCACCTCACAGGAGCGAACAGGGCAACATATACCGGCAAGTTCAAAAACAATAATGATTGTGGTACAGTGATCAAGAATCCGGACTCTGTCAAAGATAAACAGAAAGTTGAAAACAATGGGCAAACCTCTCCCAGCAGCGAATATCGGCAGAGTGAAATGCCTAAAGAACAACCAAATCAATTCTTCTACCCATGTAGTACGTTAGATGACTCCTACAAAAAGTATTACAAGGAGAAACTGAAAGATGCCCAATCCAAGGTTTTGAgggagacttcttttaaaaggAGAGATTTGCAACTTTCTCGTCCACACAGGATCAAGCAACAGACAGACAAAACTCTTGCTGTTGTACCTGCTGGTTCTCCATCACTAGCTATACAGTCCAACTTGGACAGTCCCACCCCGCAACTACACAACCATCAAGCAGCAGACAAGGAGGACATGAAAGAGCTTGGTCAGGAGATTGAGAAGATGACAGTTGAAAAAGAAACCGAGAAGCCACAGAATGTTGCTCAACCACAGGTGCCTCGGTTAGGGTGTAGGAAGCGTTTGACAGCAGATCAGAAAAAGCTGTCTCGCTCTGAGCCTGAGAAGCTGCACCAGCTGGCAGATGGACCTGCTCATATGACCTGCCGCTCTCTTGGCAATGAATCTGAAGGTCTTCTCTTAGAGGGTGATCACGGTCTAGTGGCTTCTAGGCGGAAGATGTTTGAAACACGGGGCCGTGCTATGTCTGCCTCCAACTTCTCAAAATCAACTCTGAAGCACCTTCAGCATAAAGCCTTGGTAGCATACATGGAACGTAAAACTGGTCAGAAGGTAGCTGAGCCCCAGTGTCCAGTTCCACAAGTTCCCAGCCACAGAAATTCAACTGCAGAGAGGCAGTCTGAGTCGAGCTCCAGACGCAATTCTGGTTCCAAGAAGCTCCACAGGCCTCTCTCTGCAGGGCAGATTCTTGACTCCGTGTCAAGTTCTGTTAAATACACCCAGTTCATCACTGCCCAGCCCAGCCATCACTCAAGGCAGTCCAGCTGGAGAGAGGAGTCCTCTACCGCAGGGAATTCAGCCTCCATGGAGAGTCTCCTGGACCAGCCTGAACAACCCAAGTTCTTACGGACTCGCAGCACCTCCACTCCCCATGCTTTCCAGGTACCTttataaaaatttataaaacaaaattacagttttacttTACTTTAATTCCAGTTAAGTTTTTTAGTATTCACCactaatgttttgtttttcatattgCTGTATTTGTATCTATTATTTTTGTTCGGTAGGTTCGGAAACATCCAGATGAGTTCTCAGCCATTCATAACATTGCTATTTCAAGGTGAGCTGCTATTACTCTTATTGCTAATTACAACCCTCTACGCACACCTTGGCAGTAGAATCGccattgaattttttttgtttacttgcCAGACTGATATActattttatatacagtatatatgtattaaaagacaataatactactactaattgTACTACTAATAACATTATGCAATACATTAGGGATTGATTAAGCTGCTGGGTTCATGAATAATAATCATGTTGTCTTCACGTGACATGTCATTCGCTTGAAGTGATTTGCTGAAATCAAAACGGGAACGGTAGTAGATGAGCgccagccaatgagattgccgGTTGCGCATTAGTTCCGCCCACTACCGGAGAAACCGGCATCTCCTCTGCATGTTCTTAAAAGCTGAATAATTCCAAATGAATGTTATTTTGACAggaaaatacaacaaaaaatattgttCACATGTAGCGCGTCGATTCTGTGTGGTATGTAAGACTCTTGCGCCAATGTTGTcaagtctgcggttttcccATGGAATttggctactttaacactgttgccgctggttgtttttcatgtccacgggttgaagcgaccttcagtaacatgatatttagcccctggaatgcaaaaTTTACCAGGGGAACACCGCCAAAAAAAACGCGTATTTCCCCCCGGAACGCGATTTTTACCGGGGTACCCCCTGAAACGTGATtaggctagttttgagtagcaattgggcgtTTTGTCGTGagaacctggcaaccctgtctTGCTCTCTCTTTGAGAAACACAATGGTCTCAGCAAAGCGATTGCGAGTCGTGTGCCTTCACACTAGAATTTGCGGTACCTGTATTTGACATACCGTAAATTGTATCGCAAATTCATACCGCATCCATTGAGCTGACTTGAAATAGTACAGATCGCTTGACAGAGAGCGAAACTCTTGAGTGCTTAGTCAGAGTGTTCAGCAAGTGAAAATATGTCTATGCTAAACTTATACTTTgcctctaacacacacacacacacacacacacacacaggcgaGTAAAATCTAAGAATTTATTAGCCAATGGTGAAGAGTGAACCCAGAGTGAAGATTAAGTTGCATATGCATGTGATTTACTCACATTGTAGAGGGTAACAAGTCGGATAACAGAGATTAGAACGTCTATCCTGTATTCATTATTACCACAGTTTGAACAGGATTAAGTTTGACTACATATGTAAACATTTTGGTGCCTaattttattgaacaaaaacattatttttcagtgTTCAAAGAAAAGTAGAGGAAGATACAGTAGTGCATCATAGTCGTACATCTTCTGTCCATGATGAGCGGCGGACACAAATCAGAGCTTCCAGAGGGAAATCTATGGAGGAACTTGGTGTGTCCGTTGTCACGAGACCTGAAGTTCTCAGCAAAAGTTCAGAGCAGCTTGACCAACTTCAGGGCAAGCAGGCCATGCCCGGTGCAGAGAAGAGAACTGTGTCATTTCTTGCTGAAGGAAGGCACACACAGAAGAAGATTCTCAATGCTGGAGAACATGCGGATAACTCTCAGGCTGGCCCTGAGAACCTTCTCTTAACCAGTTCTGTAAAGCATTTATCCTCCAATGATGATGAAATCCATAAAGCTTCACACAATGGATGTAAACATAAAGTTCTGTCTGTGCCTGGTCATTCCACTGAACCTGGGGGAATCAAGCTGGAAGTCAGGTATATCTAAATCCAAATATGCTGTAAATGCACTTATTTGTGGTACTTGCCAAGGCAAGTCTCTGCAAGGAGTTACTTTTGCTTATACTTGGTTAGCAGTTTACAGTcctcatgaaatcaaaattgaccattTTACTTTGCTAGTGCACATtgctagtcttgtggtgaacaattcctCCATGCAAGTCAGTtcacaaaaaagttaatgttaaTATGGGTTAATGTTCTTATTTGCACATTTGCATGTCAGTAACCATTAACATTGCACAGACACAACATAAACCTGTTTAAATAACCGCTTGTTTGACTCTTGTGCATCAGAGATCATCATAAGTATGGAGAAACTGGTGTTTAGAGTAGCATGCAGTGCATGAAAGTTTCTGTGACAAAGtgcatgaatatttaatgaggCAAACTGCATCTGCATCTTTCACACTAAACTTTGAGTAATAGCTTTAACAGAGCAGGGTTTTGAGGGGGAGGGGAGGTTAACCATTTTGATTTAAGGATTACAAGtgcacatgaattaaataataataatgtgcacagataaattatttataattaacacTGCaacattctgtaaaaaaaaaataagaattgtccattttgatttcacggTGACTTTAAAATCTAGTTATCACGTTCATTTCTTTGTGTGGCTGTATTgaatgtatattttaatttacgtttattttgatatattacAGCAAGGAGCAGGAGGTTAAGAGTGAAACATCTGTCTCTAGTCAAGAGTTTTCTCTCAGTCATGGAGTCAGAACAGATCCTAGTCAATGGATCTCGACTTCTGAGACTTCTGAAACGCCAACGTTTGCTGAACCCCAAAATGCACCACCTGCCCCATATGGTAAGAATGAAATCTTACCCAACACAACACTACCTGGCCTTCAAGAGTCCAGCCTGGCACTTAATAGAGAACAAGACCCAAATATAAAGAAGGAAGACGGCCCTCTTGTGACTGAAATCAGGGTGCCAGAAGGGAACGGCCCATTGGACAAACTGAAGTGGGAGGTGCTGGTTCAGGAAGTGGTCTCAGCTGACCAATCATTAGCTCGCACTCTTTACCCTATAACCAATAGGAAGACAGCACTCATGCTGATGGAGCAGCTGTTATCTGAAGATAATCTTCTAATGGAGGAACACTATAAGAAAAAACAGGAGCAGAAGGTTAATAACCCAGAAACAGCTGCACACAGGTGACTACTGCATATCAAATTCATccgtaacactttacttaaagcctttatgtataatgcattattcatgatgtacatcataatgcattatatattttttataaataaatgtaatcaaagttaaaatgcatttctCAGAACATTGAAAGAAAAATGTCGGCACTAACTATTGGGTATAAATTGATAGAGAAGGCAATCTCAACAAGCTGATTGAAATAAATCATCCAAGATAGTTTATGGTGGTGTTTTATTTTGCACTGCTGAAAACAGTTTAGGACTATTTTAcccaatatttttaatatgaatttaaatgcttatcttagcaacatgctaatgtaaAATTGTAACCAACAGCAATTCAAGGGTGTGTTCAtacttggcaggtttggttcCCTATAAAGAGCAGAATGCTCAAGCTTGCTTCGCGATGTTGCCCACTATAGTTTGGTGCAAGCATCAAAACTGTGTCTCTTTGCAGCAGATCATCGTTTGTGTGTAACGGAGGAATTCCTGCCattgttttgatattttcaaAGCTCTTTGTTAGTTCTGAGCTTGTAAAAATACCATCAGATGTACACACACAGAACGAGCGGATTTAGTCCAGAATTGTTTTGGATGTTGAGTAAGTTCTGTTGCAAAATAGacttaaatctttttttttttgtatctttaGGTTCGGTGTTAAAAATGATAGCGTGAATCAgtgttaatttcattgaaataatTTTCATCATTTTCGTCAACAATATTTTTCCTGGTGAAAACAAGACtctgggccctatcatacacccagtGCAATGAGGCGCCaggcaagtgttttttgctagtcaGACGCATTTTCACGTCATgtgccacgttgtttaaatagcaaatacatttgcacctgtctgttcgcccatgggcatgctggtctgaaaacaaggtgcattgttggcgtgttgctattttaaggaaaatgaaatagactgcgccattgaccaacaaaaacctggtctaaagtcaatggcacaatatttttttgttattcaaAGAGCGCATTAGTAATATACGCCTATATGCGGGTGCACAACAcacgtacactctgcttgttacacacactgGGACGCGCAGCAgtacacaaacatgccaaatattaaaaataaaagaattacaatgtaaatcagatgtttcagtatattggatccgtgcattcggccttaaagtgacagcagcctaataaacctgctgctgtccgtcgttaatgttaatcaaacaacaaaagaacaaGAAAATCACTTAATGTTCTTGACTAAATTACtttaatagtttttaataaggattaatctatatttaacttatacaaataaatatgtctGCTTGAAAGAATGAAGAATGT includes the following:
- the shroom1 gene encoding protein Shroom3, whose translation is MDSYHFHFERMSNLDLHPLSLPVSRLSPARSTSSIDKYTHHHGKGDSAYSSFSGGSTVPDYPSPFLLDELQSQSLHYSDLKCVKAKYSPTGLDSDSKSMDHIYRSMETVAQQHHRSSGDFSNVENPSVHMHPLPPPPPPPTRLNSFVATRNLENSRARQSPEGQLADISTSQQTSTPEVSSVRTDGRTFSQLKDHLKQDPGDKILDPPKPTEALNRSPLLACQPEHLQQSWSGHSENQRKRSHSAYGGPVSEHQCFVSSCHMPQNMISGSIQHKGQFYFVTGVFKSSEPSVTQGVDDSACMETSSEWSYKAQRRRQSCPDGPSGKLFFQEEHKFSIQNEVVEHPNNKAIKSEQTSEGVEDQRVMSRETGRHHSSSHPIFYCGPEDNSVGTIMTPALIKEDHSSHPKKEEEMTRVSKWPQLNIPNDKISKETTPLLYHLTGANRATYTGKFKNNNDCGTVIKNPDSVKDKQKVENNGQTSPSSEYRQSEMPKEQPNQFFYPCSTLDDSYKKYYKEKLKDAQSKVLRETSFKRRDLQLSRPHRIKQQTDKTLAVVPAGSPSLAIQSNLDSPTPQLHNHQAADKEDMKELGQEIEKMTVEKETEKPQNVAQPQVPRLGCRKRLTADQKKLSRSEPEKLHQLADGPAHMTCRSLGNESEGLLLEGDHGLVASRRKMFETRGRAMSASNFSKSTLKHLQHKALVAYMERKTGQKVAEPQCPVPQVPSHRNSTAERQSESSSRRNSGSKKLHRPLSAGQILDSVSSSVKYTQFITAQPSHHSRQSSWREESSTAGNSASMESLLDQPEQPKFLRTRSTSTPHAFQVRKHPDEFSAIHNIAISSVQRKVEEDTVVHHSRTSSVHDERRTQIRASRGKSMEELGVSVVTRPEVLSKSSEQLDQLQGKQAMPGAEKRTVSFLAEGRHTQKKILNAGEHADNSQAGPENLLLTSSVKHLSSNDDEIHKASHNGCKHKVLSVPGHSTEPGGIKLEVSKEQEVKSETSVSSQEFSLSHGVRTDPSQWISTSETSETPTFAEPQNAPPAPYGKNEILPNTTLPGLQESSLALNREQDPNIKKEDGPLVTEIRVPEGNGPLDKLKWEVLVQEVVSADQSLARTLYPITNRKTALMLMEQLLSEDNLLMEEHYKKKQEQKVNNPETAAHSTAMPVCDKPPNLPSSVNNESVLSNQREELCSAEMDITDKKRLLMAHIEERLKYLEEVRSTVQGEVKENGVRGDAMEALVRESCVPAELERYTQFIGDLERVVSLLLCLSARLARVQNALSTADDSMDTEEKQSLDNRYRLLCKQRDDAKDLKDNLDRRERMVSTFLSRQLTDAQLQEYRRFIQTKASLLIRQKDLDEKQRLGEEQLEALLSSIPP